In Clostridium sp., one DNA window encodes the following:
- the spoIIIAF gene encoding stage III sporulation protein AF, whose product MFLDSLRNWLINICTAVFFITAVEMILPDNSMKKYSRFVLGLILITVFVNPIVSIFNKNFNISSYSTKIFDSFDQKQNMDDIENYREKDLKQTMDTFKLNLEKNCEQKLKEKYPDETYKVEADVGYDDKNNNVNINNIYVNVSDGSVSKIKEVTINTQEDADSGAEDLNGGTGNSIKSYLSSQLGISEDIIHVKKG is encoded by the coding sequence TTGTTTCTGGATTCGCTTAGAAATTGGCTTATAAATATATGTACGGCAGTATTTTTTATAACAGCAGTTGAAATGATATTACCTGATAACAGCATGAAGAAATATTCCAGATTTGTACTTGGGTTAATTTTGATAACTGTTTTTGTAAATCCAATAGTCAGCATATTCAACAAAAACTTCAACATAAGTTCCTACAGCACAAAGATATTTGACAGCTTTGACCAGAAGCAGAATATGGATGATATAGAAAATTACAGGGAGAAGGATTTAAAACAGACCATGGATACTTTCAAACTGAATCTTGAAAAAAACTGTGAACAGAAGTTGAAGGAGAAATATCCAGATGAAACTTATAAAGTTGAAGCCGATGTAGGATATGATGATAAAAACAATAATGTAAATATAAACAACATATATGTTAATGTAAGTGATGGAAGTGTCAGCAAAATAAAGGAAGTTACAATAAATACTCAAGAAGATGCTGATTCTGGTGCCGAAGATTTGAATGGAGGCACGGGCAATAGCATAAAATCCTATTTAAGCAGCCAGCTTGGTATATCCGAAGATATAATTCATGTTAAAAAGGGCTGA
- the spoIIIAE gene encoding stage III sporulation protein AE: MKNIILGMIIALTLAFNVQAFDAPGSNEDTDIQNETKYTQVVNETESKDLDKNISGETSEINKLYDYISNMKTKNEILKDVDFKEYVKDFMKSGDGNISVKKIVNASGMYLVREITASIKLLAILVVISIICALITNLQRAFSSDSLSNIAYYACYSLLIIIMAKSFYIGVDLARTTIKDMSDFMLALIPVLIMLLASAHGVIQAAVMDPIIIGAITISTQIFINFIIPIICMSFVLQFVNNLSSEYKIDKLTKLLNQGALWMQGIIMTIFVGIITVRGITSKTIDQVTAKTAKFAVDNFVPIVGKSLSDAVSTVAGYSILIKNSISSVGLIILVLILLFPVIKLAVLIVLYKLTAAFIEPISDSRMVNCINSAGDSLVLITACLICISVMFFIMIAIIAASGTAAM; the protein is encoded by the coding sequence ATGAAAAATATTATATTGGGAATGATTATTGCCTTGACGCTTGCCTTTAATGTACAGGCATTTGATGCACCAGGCAGTAATGAGGATACAGATATACAAAATGAAACAAAATACACTCAAGTTGTAAATGAGACTGAGAGTAAAGATTTAGATAAAAATATAAGTGGAGAAACATCCGAAATAAACAAGCTATATGACTACATATCCAACATGAAGACAAAAAATGAAATATTAAAAGACGTGGATTTCAAAGAATATGTAAAAGATTTTATGAAATCAGGAGATGGAAATATATCTGTAAAGAAAATTGTAAATGCTTCAGGAATGTATCTTGTAAGGGAGATTACTGCATCTATAAAGCTTTTGGCTATTTTAGTGGTAATAAGTATAATATGTGCTTTGATTACCAATCTTCAGAGGGCATTTAGTTCCGACAGCCTGTCAAATATAGCTTATTATGCATGCTATTCACTTCTCATAATAATAATGGCTAAAAGTTTTTATATAGGTGTGGATCTGGCCAGAACAACTATCAAGGATATGAGTGATTTTATGCTGGCACTTATACCAGTTCTCATTATGCTGCTGGCTTCAGCCCATGGTGTTATACAGGCTGCAGTAATGGATCCCATTATAATAGGAGCCATTACCATAAGCACACAGATATTTATAAATTTTATAATTCCAATAATATGCATGTCATTTGTACTTCAATTTGTAAATAATCTATCTTCGGAATATAAAATAGACAAACTTACGAAACTTCTGAATCAAGGCGCACTCTGGATGCAGGGAATAATAATGACCATATTTGTAGGAATAATTACAGTGAGGGGGATAACTTCTAAAACTATAGATCAGGTAACTGCCAAAACTGCAAAATTTGCAGTTGACAACTTTGTACCTATAGTCGGTAAAAGTCTTTCGGATGCAGTTTCCACTGTAGCGGGATATTCCATATTGATAAAGAATTCAATCAGCAGTGTAGGACTCATAATCCTCGTTCTGATATTGCTGTTTCCTGTTATTAAACTGGCGGTTCTCATAGTACTTTATAAGCTGACTGCTGCATTTATAGAACCTATAAGCGACAGCAGAATGGTGAACTGTATAAATTCAGCCGGGGATTCACTCGTGCTTATAACGGCATGTCTCATATGTATATCCGTAATGTTTTTTATAATGATAGCCATTATTGCAGCCTCTGGTACGGCCGCAATGTAG
- the spoIIIAD gene encoding stage III sporulation protein AD has product MEIIKIVMFAFIALFIVLMFKGKGRDDFAVYISITAGVLIFIFMFTKITAVIQFIQKLALKANIDFVYLTTVFKILAIAYIASFCSEICRDAGEGNLGTKVEFAGKILILGLAIPILMAVLQSILKIM; this is encoded by the coding sequence ATGGAGATAATAAAAATTGTAATGTTTGCTTTTATTGCCCTGTTTATAGTGCTTATGTTCAAGGGAAAAGGAAGAGATGATTTTGCGGTTTATATAAGTATTACAGCAGGAGTTCTGATATTCATATTTATGTTTACCAAAATAACGGCAGTAATTCAATTTATACAGAAACTGGCCTTAAAAGCAAATATAGATTTCGTATACTTGACCACTGTATTCAAAATACTTGCTATTGCCTATATTGCATCATTTTGCAGTGAAATATGCAGGGATGCGGGAGAAGGAAATCTGGGAACAAAAGTTGAATTTGCAGGCAAGATTTTAATTCTTGGACTTGCAATTCCTATACTTATGGCTGTTTTACAGTCAATCTTAAAGATTATGTAG